Below is a window of Arabidopsis thaliana chromosome 2, partial sequence DNA.
TCGAGATGACTTTGATTTTATCCATTAATAGTCAATTTGATTGATGAGTTAAGAGGATGATTAAGAAAGCAATAAAGGAAGCGAATCGGAATCCACATTGTATTAATCTTTTTGATCCAGTAGCCATTGGCGAATCCAGGAGTATTAAAGTTCCATTTTGATTTTGGCGACGATGATGAACAGAGTTTAGAGAAATTTgcattgaagaagagaagatttttggattttgtgtaGTGGGAGAAGGGTAAACCCTAGCTTGGGAGGGACATGATCGGATGCTCTAAGTAGCTTGTGAATTAGAGAAAGAGCAAGTGAGCAAATATGATGAACACTTCGAATGGGATGATCTCTGggccttcttcttcgtcagcTTCGGCGGCGAATCCTCAGTCTCCGGGAATCAAAACGTATTTCAAGACGCCTGAAGGAAAGTACAAGCTCCACTACGAGAAGACGCATCCCTCTGGGCTTCTTCACTACACTCATGGCAAAACCGTTACTCAGGTGAAGATTTGATTCGTTTTCTTTGgtgtttatttttgaattgaaagTTTAATCCAATCTGATTTCTTTGCACTTGTGATTGCTATTACGAAATTGCTATTAGGTTTTGTGTAAGAATATCAAATGcacatttcatttttatgttttgaaagtGGTTTCTGAGAATGGATTTGTGAAATTTTGGTGTCAGGTTACTCTAGCTCACCTTAAGGATAAACCTGCTCCATCGACACCAACTGGGACCTCGTCAAGTTCCACAGCTAGTAGCGGTTTCCGGTCAGCAACAGCAAGGTTATTGGGTGGTGGGAATGGTAACCGTGCGCTTAGTTTTGTTGGAGGTAATGGAGGGGCTAAAAATGTGGGTGCAAGTTCAAGGATTGGGGCCTCATTCGCTGCTTCTAGTTCTAATACCTCAGCTACTAATACAAATTTCGATGGGAAAGGAACTTACTTAGTCTTCAATGTTGGTGATGCTATTTTTATTAGTGACTTGAACTCGCAGGACAAGGTAATCTTACCTCTActcgttttgttttcttaagatttgatttgatctgCTGGTTGTTTGTCACATTTATGagaaattatttgatttaggATCCAGTAAAGTCTATACATATCAGCAATTCAAACCCTATGTGCCATGCATTTCATCCAGATGCTAAGGATGGACATGATCTACTTATTGGGCTGAACTCTGGGGATGGTAATGTTCAACTTTGAGATTAAGTTTGTTACTTATGTTCTTGATGGAACTTTGTCTTGTTGTTTATTCGTTTGGTGAATTATTGTAGTCTACACCGTATCACTAAGACAGCAGTTGCAGGATGTTGGTAAGAAGCTTGTTAGTGCTCAGCATTATAACAAAGATGGTTCTGTAAATAACAGGcaagcttttttctttctgtaaacttcttttctttttttttctttctctgctttaTTGTTCTAGTATTTGTTAacattttttgaaattgaaataatcAATCTTGTTGGTTCCCATATGTTGGTGTAGCAATCGTCAGTATTCTCacttgtttttgtcttttgtacTTCTGTATTTATGCCATATGACACAACCTTGTGCAGTTATCTTCGTTTGTCAATTTACTAGATATATGCTCTAGGTAACTCTCGATTTAGTCTAGGGGATCAGAAGATCTCTTTTATACTATTATTACATGATAGGATGTAGTCTCAGAGGAGAACACTTTTTCTTGGATAAAGAGATAACTGAAATCTGGCTGAGATTCCTTTTCCGAGAACAAAAttactttatatgttttttatccACTTCAAGAATAAGATTAAGTTTGTTGCTTTTAACAGCCGCTGTACTAGTATAGCTTGGGTGCCTGGAGGTGATGGATCCTTTGTTGCTGCTCATGCCGATGGAAATCTGTACGTATATGAAAAGGCAAGTGCagatattgaaaaagaaattgacTTTTCATTACctaattttgtcaaaaaaatttacCTGAGTAATTATTATACTTGCAGAATAAAGAAGGTGCAACtgattcttcattttctgcTATAAGGGATCCTACACAGTTTTCAGTTGACAAAGCAAAATATAGCAAGGTACCTGAGGTTTTTGGTagtgttttcaattttcattcgATGTTGTTTTCGAGGACTGTATGTGTAGCTCTGGCAAGATGAGAattctcatttcttttctgTACACACCTGCACATGAATATTTTCTCAGACAACGCGATGCTACAATCCTTACATGTtctattatttgtttattccCACAAATATTTCTGCAGAGTAATCCAGTAGCGAGATGGCATATTGGGCAAGGTGCGATTAATAGCATTGCATTTTCAAATGATGGAGCGTACTTGGCAACTGTTGGAAGAGATGGTAtgatgggtttttgttttattgccGGCTCCAATTCTtcctctctctatatatatctttcagTTGAGaattcattttctcttttgaccATGTACAGGTTATCTTcgaatttttgatttttcaaccCAAAAGCTAGTGTGTGGTGTAAAAAGTTATTATGGTGCTCTATTGTGTTGTGCTTGGAGGTAACTGGATCTAAATCCTTTGACAAATGATCTTCCCTATTGCATTTGTAGGAAAATAATATTCTGTGTTAATTTTTTCTCCCTCAAGTTGCTTTTAGCATGCGTTGTTAATTTGTAAATGTATGCTAACATTGCGATTGGCCTGACAGTATGGATGGAAAGTACCTTTTGACTGGAGGTGAAGATGACTTGGTTCAAGTGTGGAGTATGGAAGATCGAAAGGTTGTGGCATGGGGTGAGGGACACAATTCGTGGGTAAGGTTCTTAAATTGGAGTATAGTGAATTACGTATGTAAGACAAACACTACTTGACTTATGTGAAAGCTTCCTCATAGGTAAGTGGTGTGGCGTTTGATTCGTATTGGTCGTCACCAAATTCAGAGGGGTCTGGCGAGAATGTCATGTATCGGTTTGGTTCTGTTGGTCAGGTATTCAGTTATACTAAACACTTTTTTGCTTTAACGTTGAGAGTATACCTTGACCTATATCTGAGAATTGAACAGTGTTAATACCTT
It encodes the following:
- a CDS encoding Transducin/WD40 repeat-like superfamily protein (Transducin/WD40 repeat-like superfamily protein; CONTAINS InterPro DOMAIN/s: WD40 repeat 2 (InterPro:IPR019782), WD40 repeat-like-containing domain (InterPro:IPR011046), WD40-repeat-containing domain (InterPro:IPR017986), WD40 repeat (InterPro:IPR001680), WD40/YVTN repeat-like-containing domain (InterPro:IPR015943), WD40 repeat, subgroup (InterPro:IPR019781); BEST Arabidopsis thaliana protein match is: Transducin/WD40 repeat-like superfamily protein (TAIR:AT3G53390.1); Has 35333 Blast hits to 34131 proteins in 2444 species: Archae - 798; Bacteria - 22429; Metazoa - 974; Fungi - 991; Plants - 531; Viruses - 0; Other Eukaryotes - 9610 (source: NCBI BLink).); the protein is MMNTSNGMISGPSSSSASAANPQSPGIKTYFKTPEGKYKLHYEKTHPSGLLHYTHGKTVTQVTLAHLKDKPAPSTPTGTSSSSTASSGFRSATARLLGGGNGNRALSFVGGNGGAKNVGASSRIGASFAASSSNTSATNTNFDGKGTYLVFNVGDAIFISDLNSQDKDPVKSIHISNSNPMCHAFHPDAKDGHDLLIGLNSGDVYTVSLRQQLQDVGKKLVSAQHYNKDGSVNNSRCTSIAWVPGGDGSFVAAHADGNLYVYEKNKEGATDSSFSAIRDPTQFSVDKAKYSKSNPVARWHIGQGAINSIAFSNDGAYLATVGRDGYLRIFDFSTQKLVCGVKSYYGALLCCAWSMDGKYLLTGGEDDLVQVWSMEDRKVVAWGEGHNSWVSGVAFDSYWSSPNSEGSGENVMYRFGSVGQDTQLLLWDLEMDEIVVPLRRPPGGSPTYSTGSQSAHWDNIVPMGTLQPAPCMRDVPKLSPVVAHRVHTEPLSGLIFTQESLITACREGHLKIWTRPDTQPSSSSEATNPTTSKPSLTSKVGGSS
- a CDS encoding Transducin/WD40 repeat-like superfamily protein, giving the protein MMNTSNGMISGPSSSSASAANPQSPGIKTYFKTPEGKYKLHYEKTHPSGLLHYTHGKTVTQVTLAHLKDKPAPSTPTGTSSSSTASSGFRSATARLLGGGNGNRALSFVGGNGGAKNVGASSRIGASFAASSSNTSATNTNFDGKGTYLVFNVGDAIFISDLNSQDKDPVKSIHISNSNPMCHAFHPDAKDGHDLLIGLNSGDVYTVSLRQQLQDVGKKLVSAQHYNKDGSVNNSRCTSIAWVPGGDGSFVAAHADGNLYVYEKNKEGATDSSFSAIRDPTQFSVDKAKYSKSNPVARWHIGQGAINSIAFSNDGAYLATVGRDGYLRIFDFSTQKLVCGVKSYYGALLCCAWSMDGKYLLTGGEDDLVQVWSMEDRKVVAWGEGHNSWVRFLNWSIVNYVCKTNTT
- a CDS encoding Transducin/WD40 repeat-like superfamily protein, with translation MMNTSNGMISGPSSSSASAANPQSPGIKTYFKTPEGKYKLHYEKTHPSGLLHYTHGKTVTQVLCKNIKCTFHFYVLKVVSENGFVKFWCQVTLAHLKDKPAPSTPTGTSSSSTASSGFRSATARLLGGGNGNRALSFVGGNGGAKNVGASSRIGASFAASSSNTSATNTNFDGKGTYLVFNVGDAIFISDLNSQDKDPVKSIHISNSNPMCHAFHPDAKDGHDLLIGLNSGDVYTVSLRQQLQDVGKKLVSAQHYNKDGSVNNSRCTSIAWVPGGDGSFVAAHADGNLYVYEKNKEGATDSSFSAIRDPTQFSVDKAKYSKSNPVARWHIGQGAINSIAFSNDGAYLATVGRDGYLRIFDFSTQKLVCGVKSYYGALLCCAWSMDGKYLLTGGEDDLVQVWSMEDRKVVAWGEGHNSWVSGVAFDSYWSSPNSEGSGENVMYRFGSVGQFNRIQIVE
- a CDS encoding Transducin/WD40 repeat-like superfamily protein (Transducin/WD40 repeat-like superfamily protein; CONTAINS InterPro DOMAIN/s: WD40 repeat 2 (InterPro:IPR019782), WD40 repeat-like-containing domain (InterPro:IPR011046), WD40-repeat-containing domain (InterPro:IPR017986), WD40/YVTN repeat-like-containing domain (InterPro:IPR015943), WD40 repeat (InterPro:IPR001680), WD40 repeat, subgroup (InterPro:IPR019781); BEST Arabidopsis thaliana protein match is: Transducin/WD40 repeat-like superfamily protein (TAIR:AT3G53390.1); Has 35333 Blast hits to 34131 proteins in 2444 species: Archae - 798; Bacteria - 22429; Metazoa - 974; Fungi - 991; Plants - 531; Viruses - 0; Other Eukaryotes - 9610 (source: NCBI BLink).), whose amino-acid sequence is MMNTSNGMISGPSSSSASAANPQSPGIKTYFKTPEGKYKLHYEKTHPSGLLHYTHGKTVTQVLCKNIKCTFHFYVLKVVSENGFVKFWCQVTLAHLKDKPAPSTPTGTSSSSTASSGFRSATARLLGGGNGNRALSFVGGNGGAKNVGASSRIGASFAASSSNTSATNTNFDGKGTYLVFNVGDAIFISDLNSQDKDPVKSIHISNSNPMCHAFHPDAKDGHDLLIGLNSGDVYTVSLRQQLQDVGKKLVSAQHYNKDGSVNNSRCTSIAWVPGGDGSFVAAHADGNLYVYEKNKEGATDSSFSAIRDPTQFSVDKAKYSKSNPVARWHIGQGAINSIAFSNDGAYLATVGRDGYLRIFDFSTQKLVCGVKSYYGALLCCAWSMDGKYLLTGGEDDLVQVWSMEDRKVVAWGEGHNSWVSGVAFDSYWSSPNSEGSGENVMYRFGSVGQDTQLLLWDLEMDEIVVPLRRPPGGSPTYSTGSQSAHWDNIVPMGTLQPAPCMRDVPKLSPVVAHRVHTEPLSGLIFTQESLITACREGHLKIWTRPDTQPSSSSEATNPTTSKPSLTSKVGGSS